The following is a genomic window from Chthoniobacterales bacterium.
GTGGACATGCCGCACTGGCACGGACCGGGTCCCGCCGGAATGTTTGTGGCGCCGCCCTGGCATTACAAAACGATCAAGCCGCGCAAGCCGGGCGAGCACATCGAGGACCGCATGGCGGAGGAGGCGGCCGCCTTCATCGAAAAAAACAAGGACCGTCCGTTTTACCTCAATTTCTGGCAGTTCAGCGTGCATGCACCCTTCAACGCGAAGCCGGAGCTGGTGGAGAAATACCGCAAGCTCATCGATCCGAACGACCCCCAGCGCTCCCCGACCTATGCCGCCATGGTCGAGAGCATGGACGATGCCGTCGGCACCTTGCTCGACGCCCTCGACAAGAACGGCCTCGCCGGGAAAACCATCGTTATTTTCACCTCCGACAACGGCGGCAACATGTATGACGAGGTGGACGGCACCACGCCGACGAGCAACGCTCCCCTGCGCGGGGGCAAGGCCACCGTTTACGAGGGCGGCATCCGTGTCCCGTGGATCGTGGATTGGCCGGGGGTCGTGACGCCCGGCTCCCGTTCGGATGTGCCGGTCCAGACGACCGACATCTATCCGACTTTGCTCGGGATGCTCGGCATTGCCCCGCAGCCGGGCCAGACCTTCGACGGCACGAACATCGTTCCGGTCCTCGAAGGCGGCACGATTCCGCCGCGCCCGATTTTCACCTACTTCCCCCACTCTCCACCCGTTCCCGATTGGCTGCCGCCGAGCGTGGTGGTCCACGATGGCGACTGGAAACTCATCCGCCTGTTCCACGAAGGCGAAAACGGCGCACACGCCTGGCGCCTCTACAATTTGAAAGACGATATCGGCGAAACCAAAGACCTCGCCTCCGCCACGCCGGAAAAGGTCACCGAACTGGATGCCAAGATCGAAGCCTTCCTGGTGGACACCAAAGCGGTCCGTCCGATCCCCAACCCCGCTTTCGACCCCGCCAAATACAACCCGGAAAAGATCGGCATTGCCCCCAAGAAAAAGCCCAAAAACGCTCCACACAAAAACAAGAACCCCGCCTCCAAGGCCTCCAATGAATGACCCGAAACCGCCTCTCATGAAAACGCTGCTCCTCTTGCTTTTATCCGCCACGCCGGCGTTTTGCGCCGAAGGCACGACCTATGCCCGCTTTGTCCCCGAGCGAAAGGATGATTTCGCATGGGAGAACGACCTGGTGGCCTTCCGCACCTACGGTCCGGCCTTGCGCCAGGGCCCCGAGGACAGCGGGATCGACTGCTGGCTCAAGCGCGTCACCCACCCGATCATCGACAAATGGTATGAGGGAAACACCAAAGGGGTGAGCTACCACAAAGATCATGGCGAGGGATACGATCCTTACCATGTCGGCGGATCGCGCGGGTGCGGCGGCACGGCGCTGTGGGTGGACGGCGCGATGGTGACTTCGGACACCTTCACCGATTGGAAAATCCTCGAGCAGACGCCCGCCAAAACGGTCTTCGAACTCACCTACCAATACCCTGCCGTCGGCACCGGCGCCCCGATCCGGGAAGTCAAGCGCATCACCATCGTTCCCGGTCAGCGGTTTTTCCGTTCCGACTCCACTTTCACCCGCGACGGGCAGCCCGTGGCAGGATTGCCGGTGGCTATCGGCGTCACCACTCACGACGGCAAGGCCGCGCCCGCGCTCTCCCCCGAGAACCGCTGGGTTTCCTGCTGGGAGAAGATCGGCGACAGCGGCCTCGGCACGGGTGTCGTCCTCGCGCCCGGCTTTCCCATCGAGACCAAAGAATTGGCCGTGACCGAAAAAGACAAAAGCCACGCCCTGATCCTCACCGCGACAGACAGTCAGGGCCTTGTCACCTGCTATCCCGGCTACGGCTGGGAAAAAGCCGGCGTCATCACCACCCCCGAGGCGTGGGCCGGGGAACTCACGGCATTCTCCAAGTCGCTCCAATAAGCAATTCCATGAAAACACGCCACACCACCGATCCCGTCACCTTTTCGCGCATGACCACGCAGGAATTGCGCGACACATTTTTAATCGACTCCCTCTTCCGGCCCGGCGAGATCGAACTGGTTTATTGGGAGGCGGACCGCACGATCATCGGTTCGGCGGTGCCGACCTCGAACCCCATCGCCCTCGAAGCCTCGCAGAAGGAACTCGCGGCGGACTTTTTCCTCCAGCGCCGCGAGCTGGGTATCCTGAATATCGGCGGTCCCGGCTCGGTCGAAACCGACGAAGGCACCCATGCCCTCGCCAAGCTCGATGCCCTTTATGTCGGGCGCGGATCGAAAAAAGTGCTCTTTCGCAGCGACTCGCCGTCCGAACCGGCCAAGTTTTACCTGGTCAGTTATCCCGCGCACGCCGGCCATCCCACCACGCTCGTCCGTCCGGCGGAGGCCAACCGCCTGGAACTCGGCGATCCCGCCTCGGCCAACCGCCGCACCATCGTCCAGCAAATCCGCGAGGGCGGGGCGCGCAGCTGCCAGCTCGTGATGGGCTTCACCGAGTTGGCCACGGGAAGCGTGTGGAACACCATGCCTCCGCACACCCACCAGCGCCGCTCCGAGGTCTATCTTTATTTCGACCTCCCCGAGGACCAGGCGGTGATCCATCTTATGGGACCGGGACAGGAGACCCGCCATCTGGTTATGCGGAGCGGGCAGGTTGCCCTCTCGCCGATCTGGAGCATCCACTCCGGAGCCGGCACCTCGGCCTACCGCTTCTGCTGGGCCATGGGCGGCGAAAACCAGCGCTTTGATGACATGGACGGCATTCCGGTCGCGGCCCTCAAATAACCGCACATCGAAAAAAATCCGCCATGGGCAACATTCTCGAACAATTCCAACTCGGCGGCAAAGTTGCCATCGTCACCGGGGCCGGCCGGGGTCTGGGCCAAGGCATGGCTGTCGCCCTCGCCGAGGCCGGGGCCGACATCGTCGCCGTGCATGTTTCCGGCGCCGACGAAACCCGCCGGCGCATCGAGGCCCTCGGCCGTCGCTGCGTCACCTGCCAGTGCGACCTCGGCGAGGCGGGTGCCGCCGCCCGCATCACCTCGGAAACGCTCGCATCCTTCGGCCGCATCGACATCCTCGTCAACAATGCCGGCATCATCCGCCGCGCCGACTTCCTCGATTTTTCCGAGAAGGACTGGGACGACGTCATGAACGTCAACATCAAGGCCGTTTTCCTGCTCAGCCAGGCGGCCGCCCGCCAGATGGTCGCGCAGAACTCCGGCGGCAAAATCATCAACATCGCTTCCATGCTCTCCTTCCAGGGCGGCATTCGCGTGCCCTCCTACACGTCTTCCAAGAGCGCCGTGATGGGCCTCACGCGCCTGATGGCCTGCGAACTCGGACCCAAGGGCATCCAGTGCAACGCCATTGCGCCCGGCTACATGGAGACCGACAACACGACCGCGCTCCGCGCCGACCCCGTCCGCAACAAGGCCATCCTCGAGCGCATTCCGGCCGGACGCTGGGGAAACCCCGGTGATTTGGCCGGCGCGGTGGTTTTCCTCGCCTCTCCCGCTTCCGACTACGTCAACGGGTTCACCCTCGCGGTCGATGGCGGTTGGCTGGCCCGCTGAACTTCCCGCAACACTCCGCCAGTGACCCGACGCCCTCACATCTCCAGCTACCGGTGGATCATCTGCACCCTGCTGTTTTTCGCAACGACGGTCAATTACATCGACCGCCAGATTCTGTCTCTCCTCAAGCCCATTTTGGACGACCAGTTCCACTGGACGAACGCCCAGTTCGGCATGATCAACTCCGCCTTTCAAGCGGCCTACGGAATCGGGCTTTTCTTTTTCGGATGGTTCATCGACCGGTTCGGGACGAAGGTCGGTTTCGCGGTTTCCATCGCGTCGTGGAGCCTGGCGGCGCTCGGGCATGCGCTGGTCACAAGCATCGGCGGCTTTTTCGCCGCCCGCATCGCGCTCGGCCTCGGCGAGGGCGGCAATTTCCCCGCCGCGGTCAAAGCCGTCGCGCAATGGTTCCCCCAACGGGAGCGGGCGCTGGCGACCGCGCTGTTCAACTCCGGCTCGAATGTGGGAGCCATCATCGCCCCCGCGGTCGTTCCTTGGGTGGCATACGCCTTCGGCTGGCAGTGGGCGTTTGTCTTTGCCGGACTTGCCGGCTTCGTCTGGATCGCCGCCTGGCTTCCTCTCTACGGTGCACCGGAGACGCTGGACCGCGTCTCGGCGGCCGAACGGGAGCACATCCTCGGCGACCAAACCGCGGTCCCGCAGGAAACCTCCGCCCCGTTGGGCTTCCGGCAGGTTCTCCACTACCGCAAAGCATGGTCGTTTATCGTCTGCAAGTTCCTCACCGATCCGGTCTGGTGGTTTTTCCTCATCTGGCTCCCGGATTTTTTCAAGAAGACCCGCGGGCTCGACATCAAAAGCAGCTGGCTTCTGCTTGTCACGATCTACGCCATCGTCACCGTCCTGAGCATCGCCCTTGGCTGGCTGCCCGGCTACCTCGCCGCCCGCGGCATGGCGCCTTCCCGCGCCCGAAAAATCGGGCTTTTCGTGCCGGCGATCCTGGTGCTGCCGATCCTCGCGGTGAGCCTGGCCGGCAACTGGACCGCCGTGATTTTGATCGGGCTTGCCGGAGCCGCGCACCAGGCGTGGTCCGCCAACCTTTTTTCGACGGTCTCCGACATGTTTCCGAAAACCGCCGTCGCCACGCTCACCGGGATCGGAGGCATGGCCGGCTCCATCGGCGGCATCCTCTTCCCGATCGCGTGCGGGGTGATTCTGGACCGGTTTCCCGACCAGGGATACACGTTCCTGTTCGGCATCTGCGGGCTCGCATACATCGTGGCCTTCGCGGTCAACCAGATGCTCGCTCCCAATTTCGATCCGGTGAAAATCCGCGCCGCTTCCTGACCGCGGTTTCCATTGTCGGATGCGGATGGCGGCGACGGGTTGCGCGCAGGCAGAACGCTCCGCTCCGTGGAAAAGGTAAAATTATGGAAGCTTTCATAATTGGCATCACCCCGCGCCTATCGGCTTGCCAAGGCGGGGCACGCAGGGGAAACTAAAGCATGTCTCGGCGTTCGCGAAGCTATCCAAAGGCGCTTACCATAGCCGGAGCCCTCGCCTACTGGGCCGCACCGGCCACCGCCCAACAAATCGAAAACCCCAGCTTCGAGTTTCCGTCAGCCATTCAGAAGCCCATTTTGGCCGCCCCATCGGAGAGCCTTAAGGGCTCGGGATGGGCTTGGGGGCATTCTTCCGGAATCGTCCGCCAGAAGGCGGGTCTGGCGAAAGACGTGACTGCATACGAAGGATCGCAGATGGCCTTCGTGCGCGGAGATCGGAAGAAAAGCCAGCTGCCGGATAAATCGCCGCAACACATGTTCAGTGGCGTCATCTCCGGGCTGACCCCGGGAAACCAGTATGAAGTCCAATGGGCGCAGGCGGGTCGCAGACTCGATACGGGTGCCGGGGCTCTCACGGTCATCTTGCGGGAAAAGAGCGATGCCCCGGGCAAGAAACCGGTTTATCTCCAGCGCGCCGAACCCGTGACCAACAAGGATGAATGGGTCGTCACAAAGCACACTTTCACCGCCACATCACCGGAGATGTCCCTGACCTTCGTTCACGTCATCCCGGCGTCGGCCGCAGCCGGCGCCACCGGCGATGAAACCACCTTCATCGACGCGGTTCAGGTGACCCCGGTCACGAAACCGGCCGCCCAGTAATACCAACCTCCCTTCGCAAACAGACTTCCTGCGGGCGGGAAGACCCCGTGGCACTGGCAGCCTTGCCAATGCCACATCCGGCAGCGCCGCCCCAGCGCAGGAGAGAAGCCGGTGGGCAAGGGCCTTGGCCAGCGGGCCATATCCACTCTGTTCCTGTTCGCCTGTGATTTCGCATCGGCACAGGCGGGACGTCCGTTCCCCCTGATTTCGCAGGCTTCGAAAAGCTCGGCGTCTGACGCCAGCGTTCGCCGATAAAAGAACGAGTGGGCAGCTAAAGGCCGCCCACCCGCGATGAAAAGCAAATGTGTTGTGGTCTTCGCCAGGTCGATGCCGGCCAATCAGCGGCGGCGGCGACGAATCACATGCGCACCCAAACCGGCTGCTGCCACAGCGAGCAAAGCGTAGGTGGAAGGTTCGGGAACCACCTCCAAGGCGAGCACGCCGTCGGCTTCCGTGAAAGTCCAGTTGTTGGTAAGAGAGCCACTCAAGTAGCTGGCACTCCATGTCCCAAAACTATTAGTCAGTGAACCTGTGTAGAGGCCGGCCAAGGTAACACTGTCGAAGTCTCCCCCGAAAGAATCAGCATCGAAGAGGTTGAAATTATAAACACCAGCTCCGAATGGGACTCCACTGAGGTCAAATACCAAACTTCCGCCATAAGTCAGAAGGCCACCGACATCGATCGCATCAAAGTCGGTGCCGCGGACAAAGCTGGTGCCAGCAACGATTTCCATCGTGGTCACCGCGGTGTTACTGAGCGTCAGGTCGCTAGTGAAGGTCAGCAGGCCGGGGCTGTTGCCGGGTGCCAGGTTGCCGCTGATGGTGGTAGCGCCACCAATGATGCCAGAGCCGCCCAGGGTCGCGCCGGAGGCGACGGTGAGAGTATTTGTTGCTCCGGACATGTCGCCGTTGACCAGCAAGCCGCCCGCGCTCACCGTGGTGGTGCCGGTGTAGCTGTTGGTGCCGGTGAGGGTAATTGTGCCAGATGCCTGCTTGGTGAAGGTTCCGCTGCCCGAGATGTTGTTGGCCACAGTAGCCGAGCCGGTGCGGTTGAAGACCAGGGCCGCGTTGTTGGTCACGGCGCCCAGGCCAAGCCGGCCGGTCGAACCGCCATTGCCCACCTGCACCGTGCCGGCGGAAATCGTTGTAGTGTCGTAATCGTTGCCATCGTTGAGGAGGACGAGCGCTCCAGCGCCGATTTTGGTGAAGCCACGGGTCCCCGCACCGTCAGTGACGATCGAACCGATGGCGAGGTCGCCCACGGTTTCGATCACCGCGCCGTCGGCATTGATCCAGACCGTGTTTTTGTTGCCGGTGCCGTCGATGGTGGCCGTGTTCGAGCTCGAGTTCATGAGCTTGGCACCGACGGCGGCGAGCTGACTGGCCTCGTAGGACCCGGCGGCGACGGTCTGGCCGTTCAGGTCATAGACGCCGGAGTTGAGGATGTAACCCGCACCGTTGTTGACGGATACCGAGGCGCCGGCAAGTTGAAGGGTGCCGGCGCTGACGGTGACCGTCCCCAAGGTGTGCGTGTTGGTCCCGCCGAGCGTGAATGTGCCAGTGCCGTTTTTGGTCAGGTTGAGATTGCCGGTCGAGGCCTTGCCCAGCAAACCGGTAAAGGTGCTGGACCCATTGTCGTTGTTGACCGTGAGCAAGTAGTCCGTCGCCGTGGTGTTGAGGATGGTGCCCGCACCGGAGAGCGCGCCAATCACGTTGTTTTTCTGAACGTCGAGGAGGCCGCCGGCGTTCACGGTGACGGCGGTGGTCGTTCCGATCGAGTTACCGCTACTCCGGGTCACGACCATGGCGTTACTGTTGATGACCAACCCGCCCGTGGCGGCCAAGGCCGCACCGGCGGAAGTCGAGTTGAGATCCAGCGTGCCGGAATTGACCGTGGCCACGCCGCTGAGCGAGGTCTGGCTGGTTCCGCCGCCCATCGTGAGCGTGCCGGTGCCGTTCATCGTGAGATCGCGGCGGCTCTGCCAGTTCGGCAGGACCACGTTGCCCGCACCGGTGACGAACAGGTCGCGGGTGCCGGTTTGGCCGGAGATGTTGGTGATGGTGAGCGTGCCGGCCTGGGCGTCGATGTTGTAGCGGGTGCCGCCCGCTCCGACATCAAGCGCCAGAGAGTTGTCACCCGACCGGTTGCGCAGCGCGACGTTGGCGTTTGCCGAGTCCCGCCCTTGCACCGAGAGGGTGCGAGCGAGGGTGATGTTGTTCTCCAGTTCCACCACGCTGGTCCGGACGCCGCCGAGGATGCTGAGCGGCTCGGTGTTGTCGCTGCCGAAGGAGTTGGCATTGTTGGCCCGCACGGTGAGGTTATTCCCGATGTTGATCTCCTTGGCGGCGGTGCCGCGGTCGCCATTGAGGATCAGGAGCGATGTGGCCACATCGGTGCCGTCGATGAAGTTGATGTTAGCGGTGCTCGCGCCCGTCCAAGCACCGGTGAATTCGACCGTTGAGCCGTCGATGGTGTAAGTCTTTTCTCCCGAGCCCCAGTTGACGCCACCGTTGAACGTGAGTTTGCCGGAGCCGGCGCCGCCGAGGTAGTTCGCCGTGGCGGCCGACGCACCGCCAAAGGTGATGGCGTTGCCGATCACCCGGTCGCTGCCGTTCGACCGCAGACGCGCCACCTCGCCGGCGGTGTCCGCCCTGAGGTTGACCGTGCCGGTGCCGAAGGCGCTGTCGTGTCCGGCAACCAACGTGCCGAGGTCGATATTCACGCCTCCGGAGAACGTGTTGCTGCCCGACAAGATCAGCGTGCCGGCATCGCTCTTGATGACCGAAACGGTGCCTGTATTGTTGTTGGCAATCACACCCGAGATGGTGTTGTTTCCGGTGTTAGTTCCACGCAGCGTGAGCGTGCGGTTCGCGGCGGCGGTGCCCACGGAGTTAAAAGCGGCATTGTCGAACGTGAGGGTGCCGCCCCCGTTGTTGGCGATCGTCCCGCCTCCAGCGTCACTCGTGCCAGTCCCATTCCCGACCACGACTTGGCGGCTGACCACTGTGTTACTCGACCCCACGAACTCCAGCACACCGCTCGTGGTCGTTTGCCCGAGGCGGATGGCCGACGCACCGGTGCCGAAGTTGTTGGCGGCACTGAACCGCAGGGTGCCGTTGTTGACAAGGACACTGCCCGCGAAGGCAGCAGTGTTGTCCGCCGACAGGGTAGCGGTCGCCGTGCTTTCGTTGACGCCGACAGCAGCAATGTTGCCAAGCGTCGCCTTCACATCCCAAAGACCCGTTCCTGTGAAATACAAGTTCGCATTGTGAGAGCCGCCTCTGGTGATCGTGACGTTCTCATGGAGAGTGGCCGTCTGGGAAGAATCACTGTCGAAGAAGTAATTCAAATTTCCGCTAGCTTCACTGCCCAACACGAGTTGCACTGGATTCGCCGTGCCCGCAGCGCAAGCGTGAACGCTCCAGCACCACTCGCGATTTTGATGCCATAGGTCGTGGTGTCGTCGATGCGGATGGTTTGTTGCGTAGCACTCGAGTTGTTGATCGTGAGATTGCCAGTCTGCGTGTTCGTCATCGTGATCCCGAGGCCAGTAGAGCCCCCAAAGGCAGCACCAAAGGTGAGGCTGAGATCGCCACCGACCGTGCCGTCAAATAGCGCGATGCTTGTATTGCCGGGCACCGCATCGCCGGACCAGTTCAATGCGGTGAGAAGATCCGACGTGCTTGCACCGGCATCCCACGTGCGGGTTGTTTGCGCGAGAGCACTGCTTGCGGCAAGCAGTAGAAGCGACGTGACAACAAGAAGGGATTTGGGGCGGGTTTCTTGAGGGGTCATATACAAGGATTTCTAACCCAGAAAGAAATCGTGTCAACTACTTATCGCAAAATTTTCCACACAAAAACTTTTCCGATTTTTTCCTCCGTCTGCGAAGCGACGCCGGTCGCCATAGGGCGATGCTGTCATGCGGGGCTGGAGCACAATCTACTGGGTTGCCGAGGCGCGGAAATTCATGGGCGCGGCACCAGAAGCCATGACCATCTGCCCATACCGATAATACCCGGGCGTTTTGATGCGGATATGAGCCCAAGCCACGCACTCGGACCACGGATCACACCGGTGGCACGGATGGGTTCCGCCAGGAACGCCGTGGCTGAAGCGGGAAGAATGCGAGGCCCGTTCCGCCCCTCCATCAACTTTGGAACCTGTCCCGGAATCTCTTCGGGCTGGTTATGACACACATGCCACGGGATCCGCGGCGGGTGCGGGATCAGGCCTGCGGTGCGGGGCTGCGGCGGCGCCAGCGCCAGAAGGCGAGGCCGGCCAGCAGCGCGGCGGAAGCCCAGGTGCCCGGCTCGGGCACCGGCTCGCCGCCCCCGTTGTAAGTCAGGTAAAGACCCGTGCCACCGTCACGCAGCTCCAAGGCAAACAATCCGGTGATCGTGTCCTGGAAGTTGGCCGTGTTGATGTTGAAGTAGCTCGGGGTGATGTAGGATCCGTTGATGGCGGTCCCCGCTTCGAGAATCTTCCAGGCGTAAACACCCGTGGGCGACCAGTTGGTCAGCGAACCGTAGGTGGTGGTGCTCGACATCGAGTAGAGGTTGATATTGAAGAGCGGCGAGCCGGTGAGATTGGTGAGGTTGAGCGATCCGGTCACGCTGAGCAAATCCCAGTCGGTGCCCGCCGTCCCCTCGCCCGGCAAGCGGAAGACTTCCCAGTCGTAGCTGCCGCCGTTGTTCCAGGTGAGATCCCCGTTGATGGTGAGAGTTCCCGGCGAGTTGCCCGGGGTGATGGTTGCGCCGGAGGCGACGACCGTGGAGCCGACCGTGCCGCCGCCGCCCAAGGCGCCGCCGCTGTTGATCGTGACGGTGCTGTTGGTGGCGAGCGATCCATTGACGACGAGTTTGCCGGCTTCGATCGTCGTGGCTCCGGTGTAAGTGTTGGAAGCCGTGAGAGTGAGTGTGCCCGCGCTCTGCTTGGCGATGCCGCCCGAGCCGCTGACAACACCGGAGGAGGAACCTCCGCGCAAGGCAACGGTCACACCGTTGGAGACGGCGATGTTGCCTCCGCTGAAGTTGGTCACGACCAAGCCCGCCGCGTTGGCGTTGACGGTGCCGCCGGAGAGAGCGGCCACGCTCGCATTGCTTCCCGAAACGTTGAGCGTGCCGCCGCTGGCTTGGTTGACGGTCACGCCGCTGCCGCTGACATTGACGGTGGCGCTGCCGCTGACTTCGGCGATGGTGCTGTCGTTGCCGCCAATATCGGTAGTGCCGTCGGTCGCCACCACATCGCTGAGTTGCCCCGTGCTCAGGATGGTGCCGCCATTGTTCACAATCTGGTTGGCCACGACAAAGTTGGTGAGGTTGAGCGTGGTGCCCGAACCGACCGTGATCGAGCCGGAGCCGAAGGCATTGGTATGGCCGGCGGTCAGCCAACCGCCGTTCAAGAATGTGCCGCCGCCGTAGGTGTTCACACCGGAGAGGGTGAGCGTGCCGGTGCCGATTTTGATGAGGGCGCCATTGGAAAGCACCCCGCTGTAAGTCGTGCTCGCGTTGTTGTTGCCGATGCTGAGCGTGCGGGTGAGCATGTCGAGATTGCGCGATCCGGAGAGTCCGCCAAGGGTGGAATTTTGCCCGATCGCCGTCACCGTGCCGGCATCGGCCGCGTCGAGGTTCAGGGTCGAGTTTTGCAGTGCCGTGGCGCTGCCGATCGATAGGCCACCGGCCGCAAGCCGCGTCTCGCCCCCGTAGCTGTTGTTCGCGCCCGAGAGCGTGAGGACGCCGGCACCGGTCTTGGTGAAGCCGCGGCGAGTTGCGGCCGAACCGTTGTCGTTGATGGTCGAACTGATGGTGAGATCGCCGACCGTGTCGATGACCGCGCCGGCGGCGTTGATCCAGATGTTGTTCTTGCCGCCAGTGCCGTCAATCAAGGCCGCGGTCGCGCTCGAGTTCATCAGCTTGGCGTTGGCCGCCCAGAACGGGCTGGACTCATAAGACCCGGCGGCGACGGTCTGCCCGTTCACGTCATAGACGCCGGAGTTGAGGATATAACCCGCGCCGTTGTTGACGGATACCGAGCCACCGGCGAGTTGGAGGGTGCCGGAAGCAGCGACCGAAATATTATTGGTGGATGAGATAAGACCGCCGGCCAAAACGAGGGTGCCGGCGCTGACGGTGGTCGCCCCCAAGTTGTGCGTGTTGGTCCCGCCGAGCGTGAATGTGCCAGTGCCGTTTTTGGTCAGGCTGAGATTGCCGGTCGAGGTCTTGCCCAGCAAACCGGTAAAGGTGCTGGACCCGTTATCGTTGTTCACGGTGAGCGTGTAGTCCGTGGCGGTCGTGTTGCGGATGGTGCCCGCACCGGAGAGCGCGCCAATCGTGTTGGTTTTCTGAACGTCGAGGAGGCCGCCGGCGTTCACCGTGACGGCGGTGGTTGTGCCGATCGAGGTGCCGGCATTCCGGGTCACCACCGTGCCGCCACTATTGATCACGAGCCCGCCCGTGGCGGCCAAGGCCCCAGTGCCGGAAGCCGCGTTGAGATCCAGCGTGCCGGAGTTGACGGTGGCCACGCCGGTGAGCGAGGACTGGTTGGCTCCCCCACCCATGGTCAGAGTGCCGGTGCCGTTCATGGTTAGGTTGCTACGGCTGTTCCAGTTAGGCAGGACCACGTTGCCCGCACCGGTGACGAACAGGTCGCGGGCGCCGGTCGAGCCACTTACCGAGGAAATGGTGAGCGTGCCGGCCTGCGAGTCGATGTTGTAGCGGGTGCCGGTGGAGCCGACGCTGAGGGCAAGGGAGTTGTTGCCCGCAAGGTTGCGCAGCGCGACATTCGCATTGTTTGTATCCCGGCCCTGCACGGTGAGGGTGCGCGCCAGGGTGATGTCGTTGGTCAATTCCACCACGCTGGTGTTGGCACCGCCGAGGATGCTGAGCGGCTGGGTGTTGTCGCTGCCGAAGGAGTTGGCATTGTTGGC
Proteins encoded in this region:
- the kduI gene encoding 5-dehydro-4-deoxy-D-glucuronate isomerase — encoded protein: MKTRHTTDPVTFSRMTTQELRDTFLIDSLFRPGEIELVYWEADRTIIGSAVPTSNPIALEASQKELAADFFLQRRELGILNIGGPGSVETDEGTHALAKLDALYVGRGSKKVLFRSDSPSEPAKFYLVSYPAHAGHPTTLVRPAEANRLELGDPASANRRTIVQQIREGGARSCQLVMGFTELATGSVWNTMPPHTHQRRSEVYLYFDLPEDQAVIHLMGPGQETRHLVMRSGQVALSPIWSIHSGAGTSAYRFCWAMGGENQRFDDMDGIPVAALK
- a CDS encoding DUF4861 domain-containing protein, giving the protein MPRSKPSWWTPKRSVRSPTPLSTPPNTTRKRSALPPRKSPKTLHTKTRTPPPRPPMNDPKPPLMKTLLLLLLSATPAFCAEGTTYARFVPERKDDFAWENDLVAFRTYGPALRQGPEDSGIDCWLKRVTHPIIDKWYEGNTKGVSYHKDHGEGYDPYHVGGSRGCGGTALWVDGAMVTSDTFTDWKILEQTPAKTVFELTYQYPAVGTGAPIREVKRITIVPGQRFFRSDSTFTRDGQPVAGLPVAIGVTTHDGKAAPALSPENRWVSCWEKIGDSGLGTGVVLAPGFPIETKELAVTEKDKSHALILTATDSQGLVTCYPGYGWEKAGVITTPEAWAGELTAFSKSLQ
- the kduD gene encoding 2-dehydro-3-deoxy-D-gluconate 5-dehydrogenase KduD — encoded protein: MGNILEQFQLGGKVAIVTGAGRGLGQGMAVALAEAGADIVAVHVSGADETRRRIEALGRRCVTCQCDLGEAGAAARITSETLASFGRIDILVNNAGIIRRADFLDFSEKDWDDVMNVNIKAVFLLSQAAARQMVAQNSGGKIINIASMLSFQGGIRVPSYTSSKSAVMGLTRLMACELGPKGIQCNAIAPGYMETDNTTALRADPVRNKAILERIPAGRWGNPGDLAGAVVFLASPASDYVNGFTLAVDGGWLAR
- a CDS encoding sulfatase, whose product is MRIPLINSVTIAMMATTPGLVVAAADTKPNVILILADDLGWSDTTLFGKTKLYQTPNIDRLAKRGMTFTRAYAASPLCSPTRASIMTGLNPARIGMTAPAGHEQDVRLKAGVPEQAAPNRKATDLISVTRLDTEYYTLGDMMKANGYVTGHFGKWHLGAEPYSPLEQGFDVDMPHWHGPGPAGMFVAPPWHYKTIKPRKPGEHIEDRMAEEAAAFIEKNKDRPFYLNFWQFSVHAPFNAKPELVEKYRKLIDPNDPQRSPTYAAMVESMDDAVGTLLDALDKNGLAGKTIVIFTSDNGGNMYDEVDGTTPTSNAPLRGGKATVYEGGIRVPWIVDWPGVVTPGSRSDVPVQTTDIYPTLLGMLGIAPQPGQTFDGTNIVPVLEGGTIPPRPIFTYFPHSPPVPDWLPPSVVVHDGDWKLIRLFHEGENGAHAWRLYNLKDDIGETKDLASATPEKVTELDAKIEAFLVDTKAVRPIPNPAFDPAKYNPEKIGIAPKKKPKNAPHKNKNPASKASNE
- a CDS encoding PEP-CTERM sorting domain-containing protein, coding for MQLVLGSEASGNLNYFFDSDSSQTATLHENVTITRGGSHNANLYFTGTGLWDVKATLGNIAAVGVNESTATATLSADNTAAFAGSVLVNNGTLRFSAANNFGTGASAIRLGQTTTSGVLEFVGSSNTVVSRQVVVGNGTGTSDAGGGTIANNGGGTLTFDNAAFNSVGTAAANRTLTLRGTNTGNNTISGVIANNNTGTVSVIKSDAGTLILSGSNTFSGGVNIDLGTLVAGHDSAFGTGTVNLRADTAGEVARLRSNGSDRVIGNAITFGGASAATANYLGGAGSGKLTFNGGVNWGSGEKTYTIDGSTVEFTGAWTGASTANINFIDGTDVATSLLILNGDRGTAAKEINIGNNLTVRANNANSFGSDNTEPLSILGGVRTSVVELENNITLARTLSVQGRDSANANVALRNRSGDNSLALDVGAGGTRYNIDAQAGTLTITNISGQTGTRDLFVTGAGNVVLPNWQSRRDLTMNGTGTLTMGGGTSQTSLSGVATVNSGTLDLNSTSAGAALAATGGLVINSNAMVVTRSSGNSIGTTTAVTVNAGGLLDVQKNNVIGALSGAGTILNTTATDYLLTVNNDNGSSTFTGLLGKASTGNLNLTKNGTGTFTLGGTNTHTLGTVTVSAGTLQLAGASVSVNNGAGYILNSGVYDLNGQTVAAGSYEASQLAAVGAKLMNSSSNTATIDGTGNKNTVWINADGAVIETVGDLAIGSIVTDGAGTRGFTKIGAGALVLLNDGNDYDTTTISAGTVQVGNGGSTGRLGLGAVTNNAALVFNRTGSATVANNISGSGTFTKQASGTITLTGTNSYTGTTTVSAGGLLVNGDMSGATNTLTVASGATLGGSGIIGGATTISGNLAPGNSPGLLTFTSDLTLSNTAVTTMEIVAGTSFVRGTDFDAIDVGGLLTYGGSLVFDLSGVPFGAGVYNFNLFDADSFGGDFDSVTLAGLYTGSLTNSFGTWSASYLSGSLTNNWTFTEADGVLALEVVPEPSTYALLAVAAAGLGAHVIRRRRR
- a CDS encoding MFS transporter, which gives rise to MTRRPHISSYRWIICTLLFFATTVNYIDRQILSLLKPILDDQFHWTNAQFGMINSAFQAAYGIGLFFFGWFIDRFGTKVGFAVSIASWSLAALGHALVTSIGGFFAARIALGLGEGGNFPAAVKAVAQWFPQRERALATALFNSGSNVGAIIAPAVVPWVAYAFGWQWAFVFAGLAGFVWIAAWLPLYGAPETLDRVSAAEREHILGDQTAVPQETSAPLGFRQVLHYRKAWSFIVCKFLTDPVWWFFLIWLPDFFKKTRGLDIKSSWLLLVTIYAIVTVLSIALGWLPGYLAARGMAPSRARKIGLFVPAILVLPILAVSLAGNWTAVILIGLAGAAHQAWSANLFSTVSDMFPKTAVATLTGIGGMAGSIGGILFPIACGVILDRFPDQGYTFLFGICGLAYIVAFAVNQMLAPNFDPVKIRAAS